A single region of the Lotus japonicus ecotype B-129 chromosome 4, LjGifu_v1.2 genome encodes:
- the LOC130715036 gene encoding uncharacterized protein LOC130715036, whose product MGSVTRNLVLSLALLLATCSSVLGRTENNIKSAVFLSPKFELGAGSVINRYYYDIDFPRGHIALKSFNAEVIDEAGNPVPLHETYLHHWVVERYHQSKHVTQKDTKYDDGHRMLQESDDFVIVRNSGICQNNALSQYYGLGSETRGTATDIPDPFGIEVGNPDEIPEGYEEKWMLNVHAIDTRGVEDKLGCTECRCDLYNVTKDEHDRPLRPDYVGGLLCCYDYSQCKLREGFEVESTKRSLYLRYTVKWVEWDNFVVPVKIYIIDVTDTLKISDESKGITSSDHNCVVEYEVEPCSTDHKDGNGCHHVKRTSLPMQTGGYVIYGVAHQHSGAVGSTLYGQDGRVICSSVPSYGNGNEAGNEAGYIVGMSTCYPHPGSVKILDGETVTIESNYSSSQRHTGVMGFFYLLVAEQLPHQHIIHSTRSSFFMDVKGIIY is encoded by the exons ATGGGTTCTGTAACTAGAAATTTGGTGCTTTCTTTGGCATTACTTCTGGCAACATGCTCTAGTGTTTTGGGGAGAACTGAGAACAATATAAAGTCAGCTGTTTTTCTGTCCCCCAAGTTTGAACTTGGAGCAGGATCAGTTATCAATAGATATTACTATGATATTGATTTTCCAAGAGGCCATATAGCACTGAAGAGTTTCAATGCTGAAGTGATTGATGAAGCTGGGAACCCTGTGCCTCTCCATGAAACTTACCTTCACCATTGGGTTGTTGAAAGATACCATCAAAGTAAACATGTGACACAAAAAGACACAAAATATGATGATGGGCATCGAATGCTTCAAGAGTCTGATGATTTTGTCATTGTGAGGAACAGTGGAATATGCCAGAACAATGCTCTTAGTCAGTATTATGGACTTGGTTCTGAAACTAGAGGAACAGCTACAGACATTCCAGACCCTTTTGGCATAGAAGTGGGAAACCCTGACGAAATTCCAGAAGGGTATGAGGAGAAATGGATGCTGAATGTGCATGCCATTGATACAAGAGGCGTAGAGGATAAGTTGGGGTGCACTGAGTGCAGGTGTGACCTTTATAATGTCACAAAGGATGAACATGACAGGCCTTTGAGGCCAGATTATGTTGGAGGTTTGTTGTGTTGCTATGATTATTCACAGTGTAAATTGAGGGAAGGCTTTGAGGTTGAGAGCACAAAGAGAAGCCTCTACCTAAGATACACAGTGAAATGGGTTGAGTGGGACAATTTTGTAGTGCCTGTTAAGATATACATAATTGATGTGACTGATACTTTGAAGATATCTGATGAATCCAAAGGAATAACCAGCTCAGATCATAATTGTGTG GTTGAGTATGAAGTTGAACCTTGCAGCACAGACCATAAGGATGGTAATGGCTGTCATCATGTGAAGAGGACAAGCCTCCCAATGCAAACTGGTGGTTATGTAATCTATGGTGTTGCTCATCAGCACTCTGGGGCGGTTGGATCAACTCTTTATGGACAG GATGGGAGGGTTATATGTTCTTCTGTACCAAGCTATGGAAATGGAAACGAAGCAGGAAATGAGGCAGGCTACATTGTAGGAATGTCCACTTGTTATCCTCATCCAGGTTCGGTCAAGATACTTGACGGTGAAACTGTAACTATTGAGTCTAATTACAGCAGCAGCCAGAGGCACACTGGAGTTATGGGGTTCTTCTACCTGTTGGTGGCAGAACAACTACCACACCAACACATCATACATTCCACTCGTTCTTCATTTTTTATGGATGTAAAAGGTATAATTTATTGA
- the LOC130710280 gene encoding uncharacterized protein LOC130710280, translating to MGSVSRNFVLSLALLLATCSGILGRTENNIKTAVFLSPKFELGAGSVINRYYYGIDFPRGHIAMKSFNAEVIDEAGNPVPLHETYLHHWVVARYHQSKKHVTTHTDKSYDNGHRMLHESDDFVMVRNNGICQRNVLGQYYGLGSETRGTATHIPDPFGIEVGNPEEIPEGYEEKWLLNVHAIDTRGVEDKLGCTECRCDLYNVTKDEYDRPLRPDYVGGLLCCYDYTQCKLREGFEVESTRRSLYLRYTVKWVEWDKFVVPVKIYILDVTDTLKISDDSKGVTSSDHNCVVEYEVEPCSTDHKGGNGCHHVKRTSLPMQTGGYVIYGVAHQHSGGIGSTLYGQDGRVICSSMPSYGSGKEAGNEAGYIVGMSTCYPQPGSVKVFDGETVTLESNYSSSQRHSGVMGLFYLLVAEQLPHQHFIHSTRSSFFVDVKNIIY from the exons ATGGGCTCGGTATCTAGAAATTTTGTACTTTCTTTGGCATTACTTCTGGCAACATGTTCAGGAATTTTGGGGAGAACTGAGAACAATATAAAAACAGCTGTTTTTCTGTCCCCAAAATTTGAACTTGGAGCAGGATCAGTTATCAATAGATATTACTATGGTATTGATTTTCCAAGAGGTCATATAGCAATGAAGAGTTTCAATGCTGAAGTGATTGATGAAGCTGGGAACCCTGTGCCTCTCCATGAAACTTACCTTCACCATTGGGTTGTTGCAAGATACCATCAAAGTAAAAAACATGTGACAACACACACAGACAAAAGCTATGATAATGGACATCGAATGCTTCACGAGTCTGATGATTTTGTTATGGTGAGGAACAATGGCATATGCCAGAGGAATGTTCTTGGTCAGTATTATGGGCTTGGTTCTGAAACTAGAGGAACAGCTACACATATTCCAGACCCTTTTGGCATAGAAGTAGGAAACCCTGAAGAAATTCCAGAAGGGTATGAGGAGAAATGGTTGCTGAATGTCCACGCCATTGATACCCGTGGTGTTGAGGATAAGTTGGGGTGCACTGAGTGCAGGTGTGACCTTTATAATGTCACAAAGGATGAATATGACAGACCTTTGAGGCCAGATTATGTTGGAGGTTTGTTATGTTGCTATGACTATACACAGTGTAAATTGAGGGAAGGCTTTGAGGTTGAGAGCACAAGGAGAAGCCTCTACTTAAGATACACAGTGAAATGGGTTGAGTGGGACAAATTTGTTGTGCCTGTTAAGATATACATACTTGATGTAACTGATACTTTGAAAATATCAGATGATTCCAAAGGAGTAACCAGCTCAGATCATAATTGTGTG GTTGAGTATGAAGTTGAACCTTGCAGCACAGACCATAAGGGTGGTAATGGTTGTCATCATGTAAAGAGGACAAGCCTCCCAATGCAAACTGGTGGTTATGTAATCTATGGTGTTGCACACCAGCATTCAGGGGGAATTGGCTCAACTCTTTATGGACAG GATGGGAGGGTTATATGTTCATCTATGCCAAGCTATGGAAGTGGAAAGGAAGCAGGAAATGAGGCAGGGTACATTGTAGGAATGTCCACTTGTTATCCTCAACCAGGTTCTGTCAAGGTATTTGATGGTGAAACTGTAACTCTGGAGTCTAACTACAGCAGCAGCCAGAGGCACAGTGGTGTTATGGGGCTATTCTACCTGTTGGTTGCAGAACAGCTACCACACCAACACTTCATACATTCCACTCGTTCTTCATTTTTTGTGGATGTAAAAAACATAATTTATTGA